From one Microbacterium sp. 10M-3C3 genomic stretch:
- the cofE gene encoding coenzyme F420-0:L-glutamate ligase, giving the protein MLQVWALDGIDEITPGADLVSAIADAAAETVRAGGPELVLRDGDILVVTSKIVSKAEGRILAADDREDAITAETVRVVATRTAPSGHVTRIVENRLGIVSAAAGVDASNTPEGTVLLLPEDPDASARALAEGLRARTGARIGVIVSDTLGRAWREGQTDAAIGAAGVHVFEDLRGSTDAEGRPLVVTMPCVADELASAADLVKGKASRRPVAVVRGRADLVGDLDLPGARSIVRPAERDMFHLGADEAYAAGFAAGAASA; this is encoded by the coding sequence GTGCTGCAGGTCTGGGCGCTCGACGGCATCGACGAGATCACGCCGGGCGCCGACCTCGTGTCGGCGATCGCGGATGCGGCGGCGGAGACGGTGCGCGCCGGGGGGCCGGAGCTGGTCCTCCGCGACGGCGACATCCTCGTCGTGACGAGCAAGATCGTGTCCAAGGCCGAGGGCCGGATCCTCGCCGCCGACGACCGCGAGGACGCGATCACGGCCGAGACCGTGCGCGTGGTCGCGACGCGCACGGCGCCGTCGGGGCACGTCACGCGCATCGTCGAGAACCGCCTGGGCATCGTGTCGGCGGCGGCCGGCGTCGACGCGTCGAACACGCCGGAGGGCACCGTGCTGCTGCTGCCGGAGGATCCGGATGCGTCGGCTCGCGCCCTCGCGGAGGGCCTCCGCGCCCGCACCGGCGCGCGGATCGGCGTCATCGTGTCGGACACCCTCGGCCGCGCGTGGCGCGAGGGCCAGACCGACGCGGCGATCGGCGCGGCCGGCGTGCACGTGTTCGAAGACCTCCGCGGCTCGACCGATGCGGAGGGGCGGCCCCTCGTCGTGACGATGCCGTGCGTCGCCGACGAGCTCGCCTCGGCCGCCGACCTCGTCAAGGGCAAGGCCTCGCGCCGCCCCGTCGCCGTCGTCCGCGGTCGCGCCGACCTCGTGGGCGACCTCGACCTGCCCGGCGCGCGCTCGATCGTGCGGCCCGCCGAGCGCGACATGTTCCACCTCGGTGCCGACGAGGCCTACGCCGCGGGCTTCGCCGCCGGCGCCGCATCCGCCTGA
- the hutU gene encoding urocanate hydratase, with the protein MTRAYRGSTLHTLGWPQEAALRMLQNNLDPEVAEHPEQLVVYGGTGKAARDHASLRAIMRTLETLRGDETLLVQSGKPVGVLQTHEWAPRVLLANSNLVGDWATWDEFRRLEQLGLTMYGQMTAGSWIYIGTQGILQGTYETFAAVAAQRFGGSLAGTITLTAGLGGMGGAQPLAVTMNDGVAICVDVDPSRIARRIAHGYLDVQADSLDDALAQAYAARDAERPLSIGVLGNAAEVLPELLARGAEIDIVTDQTSAHDPLAYLPIGVAFEDGADARRDPGFVQRARESMAVHVEAMVGFQRAGAEVFDYGNNIRTEAKAAGYADAFAFPGFVPAYIRPLFAEGKGPFRWAALSGEASDIAKTDAAVLELFPENASLARWIRLAREKVHFQGLPARICWLGYGERDVAGLRFNDMVASGELAAPLAIGRDHLDSGSVASPYRETEAMKDGSDAIADWPLLNALVNTASGASWVSIHHGGGVGIGRSIHAGQVTVADGTALAGEKIARVLRNDPGMGVLRHVDAGYDEAIATADERGVRVPMREGD; encoded by the coding sequence ATGACCCGTGCGTATCGCGGCTCGACGCTGCACACCCTCGGCTGGCCGCAGGAGGCGGCACTGCGGATGCTGCAGAACAACCTCGACCCGGAGGTCGCCGAGCATCCCGAGCAGCTCGTCGTCTACGGCGGCACCGGCAAGGCGGCGCGCGACCACGCGAGCCTGCGCGCGATCATGCGGACGCTGGAGACCCTGCGCGGCGACGAGACGCTGCTCGTGCAGTCGGGGAAGCCGGTCGGCGTGCTGCAGACGCACGAGTGGGCGCCGCGCGTGCTGCTGGCGAACTCGAACCTCGTCGGCGACTGGGCGACCTGGGACGAGTTCCGCCGCCTCGAGCAGCTCGGGCTCACGATGTACGGGCAGATGACCGCCGGGTCGTGGATCTACATCGGCACGCAGGGCATCCTGCAGGGCACGTACGAGACCTTCGCCGCGGTCGCGGCGCAGCGCTTCGGCGGGAGCCTCGCCGGCACGATCACCCTCACCGCGGGCCTGGGCGGCATGGGCGGCGCGCAGCCGCTCGCCGTCACGATGAACGACGGCGTCGCGATCTGCGTCGACGTCGACCCGTCGCGCATCGCCCGCCGCATCGCGCACGGCTACCTGGACGTGCAGGCCGACAGCCTCGACGACGCGCTCGCCCAGGCGTACGCGGCGCGCGACGCCGAGCGGCCGCTGTCGATCGGCGTGCTCGGCAACGCCGCCGAGGTGCTGCCGGAGCTCCTCGCCCGGGGTGCCGAGATCGACATCGTCACCGACCAGACGAGCGCGCACGACCCGCTCGCGTACCTGCCGATCGGTGTCGCGTTCGAGGACGGGGCCGACGCCCGCCGGGACCCCGGCTTCGTGCAGCGGGCGCGGGAGTCGATGGCGGTGCACGTCGAGGCGATGGTCGGGTTCCAGCGGGCCGGCGCCGAGGTTTTCGACTACGGCAACAACATCCGCACCGAGGCGAAGGCCGCCGGCTACGCCGACGCGTTCGCGTTCCCCGGCTTCGTGCCGGCGTACATCCGGCCGCTGTTCGCCGAGGGCAAGGGGCCGTTCCGCTGGGCGGCGCTCAGCGGCGAGGCATCCGACATCGCCAAGACGGATGCGGCGGTGCTGGAGCTGTTCCCCGAGAACGCGTCGCTCGCCCGCTGGATCCGCCTCGCGCGCGAGAAGGTGCATTTCCAGGGCCTTCCCGCCCGCATCTGCTGGCTCGGGTACGGCGAGCGGGATGTCGCGGGGCTCCGCTTCAACGACATGGTCGCGTCGGGCGAGCTCGCCGCGCCGCTCGCGATCGGCCGCGACCACCTCGACTCCGGCTCGGTCGCGAGCCCGTACCGGGAGACCGAGGCGATGAAGGACGGCTCCGACGCGATCGCCGACTGGCCGCTGCTGAACGCGCTCGTCAACACCGCCTCGGGCGCGAGCTGGGTGTCGATCCACCACGGCGGCGGGGTCGGCATCGGCCGCAGCATCCACGCCGGCCAGGTCACGGTCGCCGACGGCACTGCGCTGGCGGGGGAGAAGATCGCCCGCGTGCTGCGCAACGACCCCGGCATGGGTGTGCTGCGGCACGTGGACGCCGGCTACGACGAGGCGATCGCCACCGCCGACGAACGGGGCGTGCGGGTGCCGATGCGCGAGGGCGACTGA
- a CDS encoding IclR family transcriptional regulator C-terminal domain-containing protein: MGHLAVLTGASVAGADVTYVDRVSAPRAPTTVSNVGVRLPAHLTATGRAALAMLSRDQVRALYPHRDALYRRVGPGPATLGELDALLRDTRRRGWAREDGEITAGYASVAAAAVDRNGYPVASVGVTFRVESAVSAGVETERGAAVEAELGAAVEAELGAAVRHAAAVEAGLGAAVRQAAVEAGLGAAVRQAAVEAGLGAAVRQAAAALTARLAGR, translated from the coding sequence GTGGGGCATCTCGCCGTGCTCACCGGCGCGTCCGTCGCCGGGGCCGACGTGACGTATGTCGACCGGGTGTCGGCGCCGCGCGCGCCGACGACGGTGTCGAACGTCGGCGTGCGGCTGCCGGCGCACCTCACCGCAACCGGGCGTGCGGCGCTCGCGATGCTCTCCCGCGACCAGGTGCGGGCACTGTACCCGCACCGCGACGCGCTGTACCGGCGGGTGGGTCCGGGGCCGGCCACGCTCGGCGAGCTCGACGCGCTGCTACGCGACACCCGCCGACGCGGCTGGGCCCGCGAAGACGGCGAGATCACGGCCGGCTACGCCTCGGTCGCCGCCGCGGCGGTCGACCGCAACGGCTACCCCGTCGCATCCGTCGGCGTGACCTTCCGCGTGGAAAGCGCCGTGTCCGCGGGGGTGGAGACGGAGCGGGGCGCCGCCGTCGAGGCGGAGCTCGGCGCCGCCGTCGAGGCGGAGCTCGGCGCCGCCGTGCGGCACGCCGCCGCCGTCGAGGCGGGGCTCGGCGCCGCCGTGCGGCAGGCCGCCGTCGAGGCGGGGCTCGGCGCCGCCGTGCGGCAGGCCGCCGTCGAGGCGGGGCTCGGCGCCGCCGTGCGGCAGGCCGCCGCCGCGCTCACCGCGCGCCTCGCCGGCCGCTGA
- a CDS encoding helix-turn-helix domain-containing protein has translation MLRLLAERTAPVPAATLARELGVPRSSLYQLARAMMDEGFLVHYPEERAYGLSSLVSEIGAGSLHTDRLRAWRIRCSSGSPHPPPSRSWGISPCSPARPSPGPT, from the coding sequence ATGCTGCGACTCCTCGCGGAGCGCACCGCCCCCGTGCCCGCCGCGACCCTCGCGCGCGAGCTCGGAGTGCCGCGGTCGTCGCTGTACCAGCTGGCCCGCGCGATGATGGACGAGGGCTTCCTCGTGCACTACCCGGAGGAGCGCGCGTACGGGCTGTCGTCGCTCGTGTCGGAGATCGGAGCGGGGTCGCTCCACACCGACCGGCTGCGCGCCTGGCGCATCCGCTGCTCGAGCGGCTCGCCGCATCCGCCGCCCTCCCGGTCGTGGGGCATCTCGCCGTGCTCACCGGCGCGTCCGTCGCCGGGGCCGACGTGA
- a CDS encoding allantoate amidohydrolase, whose amino-acid sequence MLLDELEGVGRSPDGGVTRFAWTRADAELREWFAARAAAVGLDVEVDGNGNLWAWHGADLPGDAFVVGSHLDSVRSGGQWDGPLGVVAALEAVGRLRTEGWRPTRPFAIAVFADEEGGRFGVACLGSRLLAGAIAPERALALRDDDGTTLADALRSAGLEPARVGADPARVARIGGFVELHVEQGRMRLPGGARGLAGAGRALGVASEIWPHGRWRLDLAGRPDHAGTTALADRDDPVLAMGRAIVAVRDAAEELGVLATVGRVAVHPGAVNAIAARASLWIDARGGDPDRVRALVARIESSAGAAAAEESWTAVTRFDRALTVEAASVIGADVPVLPSGAGHDAGVLALAGVPTAMILVRNPTGVSHAPDERAEEADALEGVRALADLIRKRTA is encoded by the coding sequence GTGCTGCTCGACGAGCTCGAGGGCGTCGGGCGCTCGCCCGACGGCGGCGTCACCCGCTTCGCGTGGACGCGCGCCGACGCCGAGCTGCGCGAGTGGTTCGCCGCCCGCGCGGCCGCGGTCGGGCTCGACGTCGAGGTCGACGGCAACGGCAACCTCTGGGCCTGGCACGGCGCCGACCTCCCCGGCGACGCGTTCGTGGTCGGCTCGCACCTCGACAGCGTGCGCAGCGGCGGGCAGTGGGACGGCCCGCTCGGCGTGGTCGCCGCGCTCGAGGCCGTCGGGCGGCTGCGCACCGAGGGCTGGCGGCCGACGCGGCCGTTCGCGATCGCCGTGTTCGCCGACGAGGAGGGCGGCCGCTTCGGCGTCGCGTGCCTGGGCTCGCGGCTGCTCGCCGGAGCGATCGCGCCCGAGCGCGCCCTCGCCCTCCGCGACGACGACGGTACGACCCTCGCCGACGCGCTGCGCAGCGCGGGCCTCGAGCCCGCGCGGGTGGGCGCCGACCCCGCCCGCGTGGCCCGGATCGGCGGGTTCGTCGAGCTGCACGTGGAGCAGGGCCGGATGCGGCTTCCGGGCGGTGCACGCGGCCTCGCCGGCGCCGGGCGCGCCCTGGGTGTCGCGAGCGAGATCTGGCCGCACGGACGCTGGCGCCTCGACCTCGCGGGGCGCCCCGACCACGCCGGCACCACTGCGCTCGCCGACCGCGACGACCCCGTGCTCGCGATGGGTCGCGCGATCGTGGCGGTGCGCGACGCGGCCGAGGAACTCGGCGTGCTCGCGACGGTCGGCCGCGTGGCGGTGCATCCGGGAGCCGTCAACGCGATCGCCGCGCGCGCATCGCTGTGGATCGATGCGCGCGGCGGCGACCCCGATCGGGTGCGGGCGCTCGTCGCGCGCATCGAGTCCTCGGCGGGAGCCGCGGCGGCCGAGGAGAGCTGGACCGCGGTGACGCGCTTCGACCGCGCCCTCACGGTGGAGGCCGCATCCGTCATCGGCGCCGACGTGCCGGTGCTCCCCTCCGGGGCCGGCCACGACGCCGGCGTGCTCGCGCTCGCGGGCGTGCCGACGGCGATGATCCTCGTCCGCAACCCCACCGGCGTCTCGCACGCGCCCGACGAGCGCGCCGAGGAGGCCGACGCCCTCGAAGGCGTACGCGCGCTCGCCGACCTCATCCGGAAGCGCACCGCGTGA
- a CDS encoding GNAT family N-acetyltransferase: MSPEIPAEIQRDVVVRPVRDVDAEALGRVHATCWHETYDHLISTAALERVSARRMAELWTHWAAQGPEYRMRAALVEGDIVGFVGSGPARDDDAPRERELYFIYLLDAWHGTGIGQQLFDAAVEPDEGVYLWVAEDNPRAHRFYTRNGFTLDGASHDEPFLGESLTEVRFVR, encoded by the coding sequence ATGAGCCCCGAGATCCCCGCCGAGATCCAGCGCGACGTCGTCGTCCGTCCGGTGCGCGACGTGGACGCCGAAGCACTCGGCCGCGTGCACGCCACCTGCTGGCACGAGACCTACGACCACCTCATCAGCACTGCCGCGCTCGAGCGCGTGTCGGCCCGACGCATGGCGGAGCTGTGGACCCACTGGGCCGCACAGGGCCCCGAGTACAGGATGCGCGCCGCCCTCGTCGAGGGCGACATCGTCGGCTTCGTCGGGTCGGGTCCCGCCCGCGACGACGACGCCCCGCGCGAGCGCGAGCTGTACTTCATCTACCTCCTCGACGCGTGGCACGGCACCGGCATCGGGCAGCAGCTGTTCGACGCGGCCGTCGAGCCGGACGAGGGCGTGTACCTGTGGGTCGCCGAGGACAACCCCCGCGCGCACCGCTTCTACACGCGCAACGGCTTCACGCTCGACGGCGCCTCGCACGACGAGCCGTTCCTCGGTGAGAGCCTCACCGAGGTGCGCTTCGTCCGCTGA
- a CDS encoding formimidoylglutamate deiminase, producing MSAYWLAHAVVDGDVQADVRVSHDGGVITAVSIGAAAEPGDVVRDGLTLPGIANAHSHAFHRALRGRTHGDGGDFWAWRERMYAAAARLDPERYRALATAFFAELLQAGYTAVGEFHYVHGPRSAPDPTTVMAEAVTQAARDTGIRLTLLHTLYRHGGRDDAGRALPLAPEQRAFGDRDVDVWLGRHERIAVGGTVRRGAAVHSLRAVDPDDIARVAASIGGEPLHAHVSEQPVENAQVAAAFGRTPVAVLRDAGALGPRFTAVHATHLTDADIADLAGSTVCACPTTERDLADGIGPLRALADAGARLAIGSDQHAVVDPFDELRALEGHERLRTGRRGRFSPRALLDAATVDGYRSLGWIGGIAVGAACDLVTVATASPRTAGADLDQLWLAASAADVTDVIVAGEPVVSGGVSRAGDVGAMLDAALREVR from the coding sequence GTGAGCGCGTACTGGCTCGCCCACGCGGTGGTCGACGGGGACGTCCAGGCCGACGTGCGCGTCTCGCACGACGGCGGGGTGATCACCGCAGTGTCGATCGGCGCGGCGGCGGAGCCGGGCGACGTCGTGCGCGACGGGCTGACGCTGCCGGGCATCGCGAACGCGCACTCGCACGCGTTCCACCGCGCTCTCCGCGGCCGCACCCACGGCGACGGCGGCGATTTCTGGGCGTGGCGCGAGCGCATGTACGCCGCCGCCGCACGGCTCGATCCCGAGCGCTATCGTGCGCTCGCGACGGCGTTCTTCGCCGAGCTGCTACAGGCCGGGTACACCGCCGTCGGCGAGTTCCACTACGTGCACGGTCCTCGATCGGCGCCGGACCCCACCACGGTCATGGCGGAGGCGGTCACGCAGGCCGCGCGCGACACCGGCATCCGCCTCACGCTCCTGCACACGCTCTACCGCCACGGCGGGCGGGACGACGCCGGCCGGGCGCTGCCCCTCGCTCCCGAGCAACGCGCGTTCGGCGACCGGGACGTCGACGTGTGGCTCGGGCGGCACGAGCGGATCGCGGTCGGCGGCACCGTGCGGCGCGGCGCGGCGGTGCACTCGCTCCGCGCGGTCGACCCCGACGACATCGCCCGCGTCGCCGCGTCGATCGGCGGCGAGCCGCTGCACGCCCACGTGTCGGAGCAGCCCGTCGAGAACGCGCAGGTCGCGGCCGCCTTCGGCCGGACGCCGGTCGCGGTGCTCCGCGACGCCGGTGCGCTCGGACCGCGCTTCACGGCCGTGCACGCGACGCATCTGACCGACGCCGACATCGCCGACCTCGCCGGCAGCACGGTGTGCGCGTGCCCGACGACCGAGCGCGACCTCGCCGACGGCATCGGACCGCTCCGCGCGCTCGCCGATGCCGGGGCGCGGCTCGCGATCGGCAGCGACCAGCACGCCGTCGTCGACCCGTTCGACGAGCTGCGGGCGCTCGAAGGGCACGAGCGGCTGCGCACCGGCCGCCGCGGCCGCTTCTCGCCGCGCGCGCTGCTCGACGCCGCCACGGTCGACGGCTACCGGAGCCTGGGGTGGATCGGCGGCATCGCGGTCGGGGCCGCGTGCGACCTCGTCACGGTCGCGACGGCCTCACCGCGCACGGCGGGCGCCGACCTCGACCAGCTGTGGCTCGCCGCATCCGCCGCCGACGTCACCGACGTCATCGTGGCGGGAGAGCCGGTCGTGTCGGGCGGGGTGTCGCGCGCGGGCGACGTCGGCGCGATGCTGGACGCGGCGCTGCGGGAGGTGCGATGA
- the hutH gene encoding histidine ammonia-lyase, giving the protein MQDIVVGTAPLAIADAVAVARHGAPVRLSDDALERMRHTRAVIERLASDTAPHYGVSTGFGALATTPIPPADRRQLQRSLVRSHAASAGPEVEREVVRGTMLLRLATLATGRTGVRPLVAETYAALLNAGITPIVGEYGSLGCSGDLAPLAHCALAAMGEGDVRDAAGKRMPAAAALEAAGIEPLVLEEKEGLALINGTDGMLGMLALAITDLDLLLATADVAAAMSVEGVAGTDSVFAADLHALRPHPGQIASAAAMRAMLEGSPVIAAHRSTGFTRVQDAYSLRCAPQVHGAARDTVEHARTVAGRELASAIDNPVVTLDDRVESNGNFHGAPVGYVLDFLAIAAADVASMSERRTDRMLDRARSHGLPPFLAGDPGVDSGHMIAQYTQAGIVSELKRLAVPASVDSIPTSAMQEDHVSMGWSAARKLRRAIDGLTRVLAIEVLTAARAIDLRGEGSAPASARVVAELRTRVEGPGPDRYLSPEIAAATDLVASGAVVRAAGVAPKEENR; this is encoded by the coding sequence ATGCAGGACATCGTCGTGGGCACCGCGCCCCTCGCCATCGCCGACGCCGTCGCCGTCGCCCGCCACGGGGCGCCCGTGCGCCTGAGCGACGACGCCCTCGAGCGGATGCGGCACACCCGCGCCGTGATCGAGCGACTCGCGAGCGACACGGCGCCCCACTACGGCGTGTCGACGGGCTTCGGCGCCCTCGCGACGACCCCCATCCCGCCCGCCGACCGTCGGCAGCTGCAGCGCTCGCTCGTGCGCAGCCACGCCGCGAGCGCGGGACCCGAGGTCGAGCGTGAGGTCGTGCGGGGCACGATGCTGCTGCGCCTGGCGACGCTCGCGACCGGGCGCACCGGCGTCCGCCCGCTCGTGGCCGAGACCTACGCCGCGCTCCTGAACGCCGGCATCACCCCGATCGTCGGCGAGTACGGCTCGCTCGGCTGCTCGGGCGACCTCGCACCGCTCGCGCACTGCGCCCTCGCCGCGATGGGCGAAGGCGACGTGCGCGACGCAGCGGGGAAGCGGATGCCCGCCGCCGCGGCGTTGGAGGCCGCGGGCATCGAGCCGCTCGTGCTCGAGGAGAAGGAGGGCCTCGCCCTCATCAACGGCACGGACGGCATGCTCGGCATGCTGGCGCTCGCGATCACCGACCTCGATCTGCTGCTGGCCACCGCCGATGTCGCCGCGGCGATGAGCGTCGAGGGCGTCGCGGGCACCGACTCGGTCTTCGCCGCCGACCTGCACGCCCTGCGGCCGCACCCGGGTCAGATCGCGTCGGCCGCGGCCATGCGGGCGATGCTCGAGGGCTCGCCCGTCATCGCCGCCCACCGGTCGACCGGCTTCACGCGCGTGCAGGACGCGTATTCGCTGCGGTGCGCGCCGCAGGTGCACGGCGCCGCGCGCGACACCGTCGAGCACGCGCGCACGGTCGCCGGACGCGAGCTCGCGAGCGCGATCGACAACCCCGTCGTCACGCTCGACGACCGCGTCGAGTCGAACGGCAACTTCCACGGTGCGCCCGTCGGCTACGTGCTCGACTTCCTCGCGATCGCGGCCGCCGACGTCGCGAGCATGAGCGAGCGGCGCACCGACCGGATGCTCGACCGCGCGCGCAGCCACGGGCTGCCGCCGTTCCTCGCGGGAGATCCGGGCGTCGACAGCGGGCACATGATCGCGCAGTACACGCAGGCCGGAATCGTCAGCGAGCTCAAGCGGCTCGCGGTGCCCGCATCCGTCGACTCGATCCCGACGAGCGCGATGCAGGAGGACCACGTGTCGATGGGCTGGAGCGCCGCGCGCAAGCTCCGCCGCGCGATCGACGGCCTCACGCGCGTGCTCGCGATCGAGGTGCTCACCGCCGCGCGCGCGATCGACCTGCGCGGCGAGGGCTCCGCCCCTGCCTCGGCGCGCGTCGTCGCCGAGCTGCGCACGCGCGTCGAGGGCCCCGGCCCCGACCGCTACCTGTCGCCCGAGATCGCGGCGGCCACCGACCTGGTCGCCAGCGGTGCCGTCGTGCGCGCCGCGGGCGTCGCCCCGAAGGAGGAGAACCGATGA
- a CDS encoding acyl-CoA thioesterase has translation MNVLWRTLLVLARARRLVRRGRSLDPTAVSRLPLRTLPTDIDVLRHMNNGRYLSLFDLGRWDLLVRTGLLDATRERGWYPVVSSETITFRKSLQLWQRFVVETRFLGHDDRALYLEHRAVVRGEIYARAIIRARMLRRGGGTVDHDELFAAVGRPEGLPDVEPWVHEWAAASALPSTRRPAPSDWD, from the coding sequence GTGAACGTCCTGTGGCGCACCCTCCTCGTCCTCGCCCGCGCGCGCCGTCTCGTGCGCCGCGGCCGCTCGCTCGACCCGACCGCGGTGAGCCGCCTGCCGCTGCGGACGCTCCCCACCGACATCGACGTGCTCCGCCACATGAACAACGGCCGCTACCTGTCGCTGTTCGACCTCGGCCGGTGGGACCTGCTGGTGCGCACGGGCCTGCTCGACGCCACGCGCGAGCGCGGCTGGTACCCCGTCGTCTCGAGCGAGACGATCACGTTCCGCAAGTCCCTGCAGCTGTGGCAGCGCTTCGTCGTCGAGACGCGCTTCCTCGGGCACGACGACCGCGCGCTGTACCTCGAGCACCGCGCGGTGGTCCGCGGCGAGATCTACGCGCGCGCGATCATCCGGGCGCGGATGCTGCGCCGCGGCGGCGGCACCGTCGACCACGACGAGCTCTTCGCCGCCGTGGGGCGGCCCGAGGGGCTTCCGGACGTGGAGCCGTGGGTGCACGAGTGGGCCGCCGCATCCGCCCTGCCCTCCACACGCCGTCCGGCGCCGAGCGACTGGGACTGA
- the hutI gene encoding imidazolonepropionase, with the protein MTTTVIRGIGELTTWDDERPVRHGAALVLEDGVVRWVGDDAAAPAADQAIDADGCAVIPGFVDSHSHVVFAGDRADEFAARMAGERYAAGGIRRTVRLTRAASDDALLARARTLVAEMRRQGTTTVEIKSGYGLTVADEERALRLARQLTPETTFLGAHVVPEEYADDRAAYVELVCGPMLDACAPHARWIDVFCETGAFDEDEARRILLAGRDRGLGLRMHAGQLAESGAVRLAVELGCASVDHCTFLGEGDVAALAASDTVATLLPGVEFSTRQPSPSMRRLLDAGAEVALASDCNPGSSFTSSMPFCIAVAVRDMGATPLEALRAATLGGARALRRDDVGHLRVGATGGAVLLDAPSAVHLAYRPGVPLVTRVVA; encoded by the coding sequence ATGACGACGACCGTGATCCGCGGCATCGGCGAGCTGACGACGTGGGACGACGAGCGCCCGGTGCGGCACGGGGCGGCGCTCGTGCTCGAGGACGGCGTCGTCCGCTGGGTCGGTGACGACGCCGCCGCGCCCGCCGCCGACCAGGCGATCGACGCGGACGGATGCGCCGTCATCCCGGGCTTCGTCGACAGCCACAGCCACGTCGTGTTCGCCGGCGACCGGGCCGACGAGTTCGCCGCGCGCATGGCGGGCGAGCGGTACGCAGCAGGGGGAATCCGCCGGACGGTGCGGCTCACGCGCGCGGCGTCGGACGACGCGCTCCTCGCGCGTGCGCGCACCCTCGTGGCCGAGATGCGCCGCCAGGGCACGACGACGGTGGAGATCAAGAGCGGCTACGGCCTCACCGTCGCCGACGAGGAGCGTGCGCTGCGCCTCGCCCGGCAGCTCACCCCCGAGACGACGTTCCTCGGCGCGCACGTCGTGCCCGAGGAGTACGCCGACGACCGCGCCGCGTACGTCGAGCTCGTGTGCGGGCCGATGCTCGACGCGTGCGCGCCGCACGCCCGCTGGATCGACGTGTTCTGCGAGACCGGCGCCTTCGACGAGGACGAGGCGCGTCGCATCCTCCTCGCCGGGCGCGACCGCGGCCTCGGCCTGCGCATGCACGCCGGGCAGCTCGCCGAATCGGGGGCCGTGCGCCTCGCCGTCGAGCTCGGCTGCGCGAGCGTCGACCACTGCACATTCCTCGGCGAGGGGGACGTCGCCGCGCTCGCCGCATCCGACACCGTCGCGACGCTCCTGCCGGGCGTGGAGTTCTCCACGCGCCAGCCGTCCCCGTCGATGCGGCGGCTGCTCGACGCCGGCGCGGAGGTCGCGCTCGCCTCGGACTGCAACCCCGGCTCGTCGTTCACGTCGTCGATGCCGTTCTGCATCGCCGTGGCCGTGCGCGACATGGGCGCGACGCCGCTCGAGGCGCTGCGCGCGGCGACCCTCGGCGGCGCGCGAGCCCTCCGCCGCGACGACGTCGGGCACCTCCGCGTGGGCGCGACCGGCGGCGCCGTGCTCCTCGACGCCCCCTCGGCCGTGCACCTCGCCTACCGCCCCGGCGTGCCGCTCGTCACCCGCGTCGTCGCCTGA